In the Mytilus trossulus isolate FHL-02 chromosome 1, PNRI_Mtr1.1.1.hap1, whole genome shotgun sequence genome, one interval contains:
- the LOC134693311 gene encoding uncharacterized protein LOC134693311: MTLQVKWGDQTTQHVNIQQGIRQGAKLSTLLYKRNKNTILNAITGSHLGAKIGTICVASPTCADDIALLGEPQDIQAMLNIMEFHTKRDMVKINPEKSEVLCTSKRKNYQQKAYTLGEKQINRVDKLKHLGITRNVKSKVITDERLKTGRQTIY, from the coding sequence ATGACACTGCAAGTTAAATGGGGAGACCAAACAACCCAACATGTCAACATACAACAAGGAATACGTCAAGGAGCTAAACTATCTACTCTCCTGTacaaaaggaataaaaacaCTATCCTAAATGCAATCACAGGCAGTCACCTTGGAGCAAAGATTGGTACCATCTGCGTAGCTTCACCCACCTGTGCGGACGACATCGCCTTACTAGGGGAACCACAGGATATACAAGCAATgctcaatataatggaattccATACAAAGAGAGACATGGTGAAAATAAACCCAGAAAAATCAGAAGTCCTATGTACATCTAAAAGAAAGAACTACCAACAAAAAGCATACACCCTCGGTGAGAAACAAATCAACAGAGTAGACAAGCTAAAACATCTTGGTATCACAAGGAACGTCAAAAGCAAAGTAATCACAGATGAAAGGCTAAAAACTGGTAGACAAACCATATACTAG